A part of Aegilops tauschii subsp. strangulata cultivar AL8/78 chromosome 2, Aet v6.0, whole genome shotgun sequence genomic DNA contains:
- the LOC109752453 gene encoding 1-aminocyclopropane-1-carboxylate oxidase homolog 1 encodes MAAEYDRTADLRALDATCSGVRGLVASGVTHLPRIFRVSDGVHQPQPPPPQVPSQELPSSSAPSVPVIDLSGSDHAAVVAAVRRAAAEWGFFQVTEHGVPEAAMAAATDAVRGFHEADGGEGSDKARLYSREPARAVKYHCNFDLYQSPVANWRDTLYLRMAPDPPDAGDLPDSCRNALFEYAEQVKNLGSTLFKLLSEALGLKPSYLTDIECNQGQIILCHYYPPCPQPELAIGTSRHSDSGFLTILLQDEIGGLQILHEDRWVDVTPTPGAFIVNIGDLLQLISNDGFRSVEHRVVAKNAAPRVSIACFFSTHFHPASTRMYGPIKELLSDENPPLYRETLVRDYIKHYYSIGLDAKTAISDFRL; translated from the exons ATGGCCGCCGAATACGACCGCACGGCCGACCTCCGCGCGCTGGACGCCACCTGCTCCGGCGTCCGCGGCCTCGTCGCCTCCGGCGTCACACACCTCCCCCGCATCTTCCGCGTGTCCGACGGCGTCCACCAACCACAACCACCGCCACCGCAAGTTCCATCCCAAGAACTGCCGTCCTCGTCAGCGCCGTCCGTCCCGGTGATCGACCTCAGCGGCTCTGACCACGCGGCCGTGGTCGCGGCCGTCCGCCGGGCCGCGGCGGAGTGGGGGTTCTTCCAGGTGACAGAGCACGGGGTGCCGGAGGCGGCGATGGCAGCGGCGACGGACGCGGTGCGGGGCTTCCACGAGGCCGACGGCGGCGAGGGCAGCGACAAGGCCAGGCTCTACTCGCGCGAGCCGGCGAGGGCGGTCAAGTACCACTGCAACTTCGACCTGTACCAGTCGCCGGTGGCCAACTGGCGCGACACGCTCTACCTCCGCATGGCCCCCGACCCGCCCGACGCCGGCGACCTGCCGGACAGCTGCCG CAATGCTCTGTTTGAATACGCCGAACAAGTGAAGAATTTGGGGAGCACTTTATTCAAGCTGCTCTCAGAAGCTCTTGGGCTCAAACCAAGCTACCTGACTGATATAGAGTGCAACCAAGGACAGATCATACTCTGCCACTATTATCCTCCTTGCCCACAGCCTGAACTCGCCATCGGGACAAGCAGGCATTCAGACTCTGGCTTCCTCACCATACTTCTCCAAGACGAAATCGGCGGCCTCCAGATCCTACACGAGGACCGGTGGGTAGACGTCACGCCGACACCTGGAGCGTTCATTGTCAACATCGGCGATCTCCTACAG TTGATCTCCAATGACGGGTTCAGGAGCGTGGAGCATAGGGTGGTGGCCAAGAACGCCGCGCCGAGGGTCTCGATCGCGTGCTTCTTCAGCACGCATTTCCACCCTGCCTCTACGAGAATGTACGGGCCGATCAAGGAGCTGCTGTCTGACGAGAACCCGCCGTTGTACAGGGAGACCCTCGTCAGAGACTACATCAAACATTACTACTCCATCGGGTTAGATGCGAAAACTGCTATCTCTGATTTCCGGTTGTGA